One window of Chryseobacterium indologenes genomic DNA carries:
- a CDS encoding DoxX family protein, with protein MKLLVILFATFILALLGTFLVQGKPDFIFSGNLGMAVFVLFTGFSHFKFQKGMAMMIPEFIPARMFWVYFTGVLEIAAGIGLMIPGIRETTAVLLIIFYVLVFIANINSSRKRVNIFKADYTGPGMKYLYTQRIPMQIILIVWTWYFGIYLH; from the coding sequence ATGAAACTACTCGTAATACTTTTCGCAACATTTATTCTGGCTTTGCTGGGAACTTTTTTAGTTCAGGGAAAGCCGGATTTTATATTTTCAGGAAACCTGGGAATGGCTGTATTTGTCTTATTTACAGGCTTTTCCCACTTTAAATTCCAGAAAGGAATGGCCATGATGATTCCCGAGTTTATTCCCGCCAGAATGTTTTGGGTATACTTTACAGGAGTTTTAGAAATTGCTGCAGGAATCGGACTTATGATTCCCGGCATTCGTGAAACGACAGCTGTTTTACTGATCATTTTTTATGTATTGGTTTTTATTGCCAATATCAATTCTTCCAGGAAAAGGGTTAATATTTTTAAAGCAGATTACACCGGTCCGGGAATGAAATACCTTTACACGCAAAGGATTCCCATGCAGATTATTTTAATAGTCTGGACCTGGTATTTCGGAATATATTTACACTAA
- a CDS encoding VOC family protein, producing MNNDIFPCLWYDGDAKQSAEFYCKVFGGEITADTPVVMNIDLFGQRVMLLNGGPQFKKNASISFMVICETEDEVQKYWDQLLVGGMALMELGSYSWSPKYGWVKDKYGVTWQLFLGEKASEQKIIPTLMFIHGNNGKAKEAMELYTKTFPNSSIGNILTYGAGSEGHDIPEPAENVQHAHFVIDNYSIFCMDNSYDHPFDFNEGISLVIMTDDQQQTDKYWNALTADGGRESMCGWLKDKYGLSWQIVPKRLIQLMNDSNQEKAYKVVQAMMKMQKIIIQDLEDAYNS from the coding sequence ATGAATAACGATATTTTCCCATGTCTCTGGTATGACGGAGATGCCAAGCAGTCTGCAGAATTTTATTGTAAAGTTTTTGGAGGCGAGATCACGGCAGATACTCCTGTGGTGATGAATATTGATTTGTTTGGACAAAGAGTGATGCTTCTGAATGGCGGTCCGCAGTTCAAAAAAAATGCTTCCATCTCTTTCATGGTGATCTGTGAAACAGAAGATGAGGTTCAAAAATATTGGGATCAGTTACTTGTTGGCGGGATGGCTTTGATGGAGCTGGGATCTTACTCATGGAGCCCGAAATACGGATGGGTTAAGGATAAATATGGAGTAACATGGCAGTTGTTTTTGGGTGAAAAAGCAAGCGAACAGAAAATAATTCCTACTTTGATGTTCATTCATGGAAATAATGGAAAAGCAAAAGAAGCAATGGAACTTTACACCAAAACATTCCCTAACTCAAGCATAGGAAACATATTGACCTATGGAGCAGGAAGTGAAGGGCACGATATCCCGGAACCGGCAGAAAATGTTCAGCATGCTCATTTTGTGATAGACAATTACAGTATATTCTGTATGGATAATTCTTATGATCACCCGTTTGATTTCAATGAAGGAATATCATTGGTGATCATGACGGACGACCAGCAGCAGACTGATAAATACTGGAATGCGCTGACAGCAGACGGCGGCAGAGAAAGCATGTGCGGTTGGCTGAAAGATAAATACGGGCTGAGCTGGCAGATTGTGCCTAAAAGACTTATTCAGTTAATGAATGATTCCAATCAGGAAAAAGCCTATAAAGTAGTTCAGGCTATGATGAAAATGCAGAAAATTATCATCCAGGATTTGGAGGATGCTTATAATTCTTAA
- a CDS encoding alpha/beta hydrolase has protein sequence MMKCKNIFFVVFSFFSIIILGQKSQQKQYIFFLHNKFLEGHSLEEKHPKYGVAEYEEILNKLKDQNTVVISEKRKADTDPVAYAGKVRKQIDSLMKKGIPAGRITVIGTSQGGYIAQYVSYYEKNPKLKFVIIGASFKDDSLEKDKNFKLYGRILSITEKSDDGHVSLSKEQRLIRSGIKDFKEIELNTGLNHGFLFKALNDWIVPAKDWVSHK, from the coding sequence ATGATGAAGTGTAAGAATATTTTCTTTGTGGTATTTTCGTTTTTCTCAATCATTATATTGGGTCAAAAGTCCCAACAAAAACAGTATATTTTCTTCTTACATAATAAATTTTTAGAAGGGCATTCTTTGGAGGAGAAACATCCAAAATATGGGGTTGCAGAATATGAAGAAATACTTAATAAACTAAAGGATCAAAATACGGTTGTTATTTCTGAGAAAAGAAAAGCAGATACCGATCCAGTAGCTTATGCAGGAAAGGTGAGAAAGCAGATTGACAGTCTTATGAAAAAAGGAATTCCGGCTGGGAGGATAACCGTGATAGGAACTTCTCAGGGAGGTTATATTGCACAATATGTGTCTTATTATGAAAAGAATCCGAAATTGAAATTTGTGATCATTGGAGCGAGTTTCAAAGATGATTCTCTGGAAAAAGATAAGAACTTTAAGCTTTATGGAAGGATTCTTTCTATTACGGAGAAGTCAGATGATGGGCATGTGTCGTTATCGAAGGAACAAAGGTTGATCAGATCCGGTATTAAGGATTTTAAAGAAATAGAGCTTAATACAGGACTTAATCATGGTTTCCTTTTCAAAGCCCTCAATGATTGGATTGTTCCGGCTAAGGATTGGGTTTCCCATAAATAG
- a CDS encoding VOC family protein, with product MKVNQIYVNLPVKDVQKTKEFWTKVGFSINEQFSDDKAACVALNDTIYVMFLQEDYFMTFTNKPVAKENTSQVLVAVGLDSREDVDKIVNTAVKNGASQHEEPQDYGWMYQNSFWDLDGHGWNMTFADMSQMPAE from the coding sequence ATGAAAGTCAATCAAATTTATGTGAACCTTCCGGTAAAAGATGTACAGAAAACAAAAGAATTCTGGACCAAGGTTGGTTTTTCGATTAATGAACAGTTCTCAGATGATAAAGCAGCCTGCGTTGCTTTGAATGATACCATCTATGTCATGTTTCTGCAGGAAGATTACTTTATGACCTTTACCAATAAGCCTGTTGCCAAGGAAAATACCAGTCAGGTTCTTGTAGCAGTAGGTCTGGACAGTCGTGAAGACGTAGATAAAATAGTGAATACCGCTGTAAAAAACGGCGCGTCGCAGCATGAAGAACCCCAGGATTACGGATGGATGTATCAGAACTCTTTCTGGGATCTTGACGGACACGGCTGGAACATGACGTTTGCAGATATGTCGCAAATGCCTGCAGAATAG
- a CDS encoding J domain-containing protein: MKDYYYFLGISQDASEEDVKKAYRKLSLKYHPDKNDNDDFFADRFREIQEAYETLSDSVRRRAYDQNLENHQKSFRYNIPPAIKTFTANKIHAKKGEEIIINWQTSNADVVKVLPFGLEKPYGERIFKITEFKDGKFQLLLHATNSLLHKTVVQGITITEVFENDTEKFKNSVEEMFKPQPRTVMNRYGQPKIIMLFWGIIVLAIALYFLIKTLA; the protein is encoded by the coding sequence ATGAAAGATTACTACTATTTTCTCGGTATATCACAGGATGCTTCAGAAGAAGACGTCAAAAAAGCCTATCGGAAACTGTCTTTAAAATATCACCCCGATAAAAATGATAACGACGACTTTTTTGCTGACCGTTTTCGCGAAATTCAGGAAGCTTATGAGACGTTGAGTGATTCTGTCAGAAGACGTGCTTATGATCAGAATTTAGAAAATCATCAGAAAAGTTTCAGGTATAATATTCCACCTGCGATCAAAACTTTTACAGCGAATAAAATTCATGCGAAAAAAGGGGAGGAGATTATCATCAACTGGCAGACGAGTAATGCTGATGTGGTGAAAGTATTGCCTTTCGGGTTAGAAAAGCCTTATGGAGAGAGGATCTTTAAGATCACAGAATTTAAAGATGGGAAATTCCAGCTTCTGCTTCATGCAACGAATTCTCTTTTGCATAAAACCGTAGTTCAGGGAATCACCATCACAGAAGTTTTTGAAAATGATACTGAAAAATTCAAAAATTCAGTAGAAGAAATGTTTAAGCCACAACCCAGAACGGTAATGAACAGGTATGGACAGCCTAAAATTATAATGCTGTTTTGGGGAATTATCGTACTGGCAATTGCCTTATACTTTTTGATAAAAACGTTGGCCTAG
- a CDS encoding VOC family protein has product MNITDIYVNLPVKDVQKTREFWTELGFSINEQFSNDKAICVVMKENHIYTMFLKEEFFQTFTNRPFAKGDTTQVLLAIGANSREGVDQMVKTAIGNGGSKYAEPVDYGWMYQSSFADINGHQWEVMHGDVSQMPAE; this is encoded by the coding sequence ATGAATATTACTGATATTTACGTCAATTTACCCGTAAAAGACGTACAAAAAACCAGAGAATTCTGGACAGAGTTAGGTTTTTCTATCAATGAACAGTTTTCAAACGATAAAGCAATATGTGTGGTCATGAAGGAAAATCATATTTACACCATGTTCTTAAAAGAAGAGTTCTTCCAGACCTTTACAAACAGACCTTTCGCTAAAGGAGATACTACACAGGTGCTTCTTGCCATTGGGGCAAACAGCCGCGAAGGAGTAGATCAGATGGTAAAAACAGCTATCGGAAACGGAGGTTCAAAATATGCCGAGCCTGTAGATTACGGATGGATGTATCAAAGCAGTTTTGCTGATATCAATGGCCATCAGTGGGAAGTGATGCATGGAGATGTATCCCAGATGCCTGCAGAATAA
- a CDS encoding DinB family protein, giving the protein MELVIPAYRMHSQSFMNVLEGISEEDALKRIENKTNHIVWMAGNFVNMRYGLGWVLGVQEEDPYSDLFFQGKALDESFKYPTLAELKENFHKISSKVFQRLHEVTDEELDEIFEIGMNIPFIKETKLNFVGMCIGREDYLCGQIGLMRRILDYPGMKYDVDENLKY; this is encoded by the coding sequence ATGGAACTCGTTATTCCGGCTTACAGAATGCATTCCCAAAGCTTTATGAATGTTTTGGAAGGCATTTCGGAAGAAGATGCATTGAAAAGAATTGAAAATAAAACCAATCATATCGTATGGATGGCAGGGAATTTTGTCAACATGCGCTATGGCCTGGGCTGGGTGCTTGGGGTACAGGAAGAAGACCCTTACAGTGACCTGTTTTTCCAGGGAAAAGCATTGGATGAAAGCTTTAAATATCCAACTTTAGCTGAATTAAAAGAAAACTTTCATAAAATTTCCTCTAAAGTATTCCAAAGACTTCATGAAGTAACTGATGAAGAACTGGATGAGATATTTGAAATAGGAATGAATATTCCTTTTATTAAAGAAACAAAGCTCAATTTTGTAGGAATGTGTATCGGCCGTGAAGACTATCTCTGCGGGCAGATAGGCCTGATGCGCAGAATTCTCGATTACCCCGGAATGAAGTATGATGTAGACGAAAATCTTAAATACTAA
- a CDS encoding RNA polymerase sigma factor yields the protein MPQKEKESIISQTVSNYGGKLMSYIRPKVKNTEDAEDILQEVWYQFSSLTNISEIVNVGGWLYRVTANKITDRYRKKKTENLEDFVYEDEDGTFSIKDILLMDDSAGPEVKMFQDEIWKKLFEALDELPEKQRLVYVENELNDKTLQEIADEQGENIKTIISRKNYAVKHLRNRLRKLYEDLKS from the coding sequence ATGCCACAGAAGGAGAAAGAAAGCATCATCTCACAGACCGTTTCCAACTACGGAGGGAAGCTGATGTCCTATATTCGTCCGAAAGTGAAAAACACGGAGGATGCGGAAGATATTCTGCAGGAGGTGTGGTATCAGTTCAGTAGCCTTACGAATATTTCGGAGATCGTAAATGTTGGTGGGTGGTTGTATAGGGTAACGGCAAATAAAATTACAGACCGTTACCGTAAAAAGAAAACAGAAAATCTTGAAGATTTCGTATATGAGGATGAAGACGGTACGTTTTCTATCAAGGATATCTTATTGATGGATGACAGCGCCGGTCCTGAGGTGAAGATGTTTCAGGATGAGATCTGGAAAAAACTGTTTGAAGCACTGGACGAACTTCCCGAAAAACAAAGACTGGTCTACGTAGAAAATGAACTGAACGACAAAACCCTCCAGGAGATTGCCGATGAACAGGGAGAAAACATCAAAACCATCATCAGTAGAAAAAACTATGCTGTGAAGCATTTGAGAAACAGATTGAGAAAACTGTACGAAGATTTAAAAAGTTAG
- a CDS encoding VOC family protein: protein MAKLNPYLNFDGTAEEAFNFYKTVFGGEFVGGIHKMGNAPGTENLSEEEKNRVMHIALPIGGDLLMASDIVPGFGQTLTVGNNNYVSIFPDSKSEADRIFKELSDGGNVEMPIEDQFWGDYFGCFQDKYGVHWMVNYNDEYAK, encoded by the coding sequence ATGGCTAAATTAAATCCATACCTAAATTTCGATGGAACAGCTGAAGAAGCGTTCAATTTTTACAAAACTGTTTTTGGTGGTGAATTCGTAGGTGGAATTCATAAGATGGGAAATGCTCCCGGTACAGAAAACCTTTCAGAAGAAGAAAAAAACAGGGTAATGCACATTGCTTTGCCTATTGGAGGAGACCTCTTAATGGCATCAGATATCGTACCTGGTTTTGGGCAGACTCTTACCGTAGGAAATAATAATTATGTATCTATTTTCCCTGATTCCAAAAGCGAAGCCGACAGAATCTTTAAAGAACTTTCTGACGGAGGAAACGTGGAAATGCCGATTGAAGATCAGTTTTGGGGAGACTATTTCGGATGCTTTCAGGATAAATATGGTGTTCATTGGATGGTGAACTATAATGATGAATACGCAAAATAA
- a CDS encoding SDR family oxidoreductase, whose protein sequence is MKTQNKSDSKSKVPKEGLFPEIIRNDYQGSRKLKGKKAVISGGDSGIGQAVAVHFAREGADVAIIYKESDDDARETQKLVEKEGQKCILIKGDLTRKIFRTKCADKIKKEWKKLDILVNNAGIHTSKSSLEKISDEQIQETFDTNIISMISFTRNFLPLIGKGGRIICTTSVTAYRGSDHLLDYAATKGAVLSFIRSLADNLAEKGILVNGIAPGPIWTPLVKEAFDDLSKFGKDTPLKRAGQPSEVAPAYVFLASKDASYITGEIIHINGGDFVGG, encoded by the coding sequence ATGAAAACACAGAACAAATCAGACTCTAAGTCGAAAGTCCCTAAAGAAGGGCTGTTCCCGGAAATTATCCGGAACGATTATCAGGGAAGCCGGAAGCTGAAAGGTAAAAAAGCAGTTATTTCCGGCGGAGACAGCGGCATAGGACAGGCTGTAGCCGTTCATTTTGCCAGAGAAGGAGCAGATGTTGCTATCATCTACAAAGAAAGTGACGATGATGCCAGAGAGACCCAAAAACTGGTTGAAAAAGAAGGACAGAAATGCATTCTCATCAAAGGAGATCTTACCCGGAAAATATTCAGGACCAAGTGTGCAGACAAGATTAAAAAAGAGTGGAAGAAGCTTGATATTCTTGTAAATAATGCAGGAATTCATACTTCCAAAAGCAGTCTGGAAAAAATCTCTGATGAACAGATTCAGGAAACATTTGATACCAATATCATTTCTATGATTTCTTTCACCAGAAATTTTCTTCCGCTGATTGGGAAGGGAGGAAGAATCATCTGCACAACTTCTGTCACAGCATACCGCGGAAGCGATCATTTACTTGACTATGCCGCCACAAAAGGCGCCGTACTGTCTTTTATTCGCTCATTGGCAGATAATCTTGCCGAAAAAGGAATTCTCGTGAATGGAATTGCCCCCGGACCTATCTGGACTCCACTGGTGAAAGAAGCCTTTGATGATCTTTCCAAATTTGGAAAAGATACCCCGCTGAAACGTGCGGGACAGCCGTCAGAAGTAGCACCGGCTTATGTTTTTCTTGCTTCAAAAGACGCAAGTTACATCACAGGAGAAATCATTCATATCAATGGAGGTGACTTTGTAGGAGGATAG
- a CDS encoding SRPBCC family protein, with amino-acid sequence METLSYETVIDAPLQKVWDILWNPETYSEWTRFFGAGSVMKSDWKIGGKTYFLNAEGEGMVSTIDSMEEPHQIVFKHLGMVDKNGVEDTQSKEVMEWNGSFEKYFLIDFGGKTKLHAEVQVEKQWEDHMNTGFTKGLMVVKSLAEGVSLDSV; translated from the coding sequence ATGGAAACCTTATCATACGAAACAGTAATTGATGCCCCTTTACAGAAAGTATGGGACATTCTCTGGAACCCTGAAACATATAGTGAATGGACCCGGTTTTTCGGTGCGGGATCTGTCATGAAATCCGATTGGAAGATAGGTGGAAAGACCTATTTTCTTAATGCTGAGGGAGAAGGAATGGTTTCAACCATAGACAGTATGGAAGAACCCCATCAGATTGTTTTTAAACATCTGGGAATGGTAGATAAAAATGGAGTAGAAGACACCCAAAGCAAAGAAGTAATGGAATGGAACGGAAGTTTTGAAAAATATTTCCTGATCGACTTTGGAGGAAAAACAAAACTCCATGCTGAAGTTCAGGTTGAAAAACAATGGGAAGATCACATGAACACAGGCTTTACAAAAGGTCTGATGGTTGTGAAGAGCCTCGCAGAAGGAGTAAGCCTTGATTCAGTGTAA
- a CDS encoding alpha/beta fold hydrolase, protein MNPVEKGYKKVNGIQLYYEIYGSGKPLVLIHGGGSSILYDFKEVIARLEDKFQLIGIDLQNHGRSEHRDIPETFEQDADDIAGLLAELNIGKASFWGFSNGGSTVMQIGHRHPEIVEKLVVASAFYKRSGMIDGFFEGMQEATFESMPEPFKINFLNLNPDFSKLENLFEKDCKRMQTFEDWDDEVLTSIKSPTLFISGDQDVMKPEHAAAMWRLVKGSRLMILPATHGVYMMPDFDGSIDVNLIDFTVREVEKFINH, encoded by the coding sequence ATGAATCCGGTAGAAAAAGGCTATAAGAAAGTCAATGGAATCCAATTGTATTATGAGATCTATGGATCCGGAAAACCATTGGTTCTGATTCATGGAGGAGGTTCTTCCATTCTGTACGATTTTAAAGAAGTCATAGCCAGGCTGGAAGATAAATTCCAGCTCATAGGGATCGATCTGCAAAACCACGGACGCAGTGAACACCGTGATATTCCTGAAACATTTGAGCAGGATGCTGATGATATTGCCGGACTTTTAGCAGAACTAAACATTGGAAAAGCTTCCTTCTGGGGATTCAGCAATGGTGGTAGTACGGTAATGCAAATTGGTCATCGTCATCCCGAAATCGTAGAAAAATTGGTCGTTGCCTCAGCATTTTATAAAAGAAGCGGAATGATAGACGGCTTTTTTGAAGGAATGCAGGAAGCCACTTTTGAATCGATGCCGGAACCTTTTAAAATTAATTTTTTAAATCTCAATCCGGATTTTTCAAAACTGGAAAACCTTTTTGAGAAAGACTGCAAAAGAATGCAGACGTTTGAAGACTGGGATGATGAAGTGCTGACTTCTATCAAATCACCTACATTATTCATCAGTGGTGATCAGGATGTGATGAAACCGGAGCACGCTGCAGCGATGTGGCGGCTGGTGAAAGGTTCCCGGTTAATGATACTTCCCGCAACTCATGGTGTTTATATGATGCCTGACTTTGACGGAAGTATTGATGTAAACTTAATAGACTTTACGGTGAGAGAAGTAGAAAAATTTATAAACCATTAA
- a CDS encoding S9 family peptidase — translation MNLNHKIFGTAIIVLSTMMINAQSSTAKLPGDPTLPSSKANLEKLISYDKGNFKYKVEDYFARPKASVFKISPDGKYLSYKEKDQDKKNHVYVKDLSTGKITKAIVEKDDLIKAYGWLNKKRLFYTQDRGGNENIHLYATDTDGGNQKDLTPFDGVKVQSIIPIKDTDFVVVTMNKNNKQIFEPFKINFVTGEMTQLYENKDVNSPIDDYLFDKDGNLRGYSVLENGLTTKTYYKDLQTGKFNLIKSADWSDTFSIIEFNENSKNKDEAYVVTNLDSDKARIVLYDLKKNAVIKEIYSNPVYDVSSISTAGKNRNYELDYISYEGTKGETVPVSKFYKEIHDKLKSQFGDKEFGIASSDDNNDKLLVVVGSDKLYGTYYEYDTKTKQTKLLYNLMPQLKEEEMAEMRPIEFKSRDGMTIHGYITLPKAALEGKKVPMIVNPHGGPQGIRDSWGFNPEAQLFASRGYATLQVNFRISGGYGKSFQKAGYKQIGRKAMDDVEDGVKYAISQEWVDQDKVAIYGGSHGGYATLMGLIKTPDLYTCGVDYVGVSNIFTFFDSFPEYWKPYKEMVKQIWYDLDNPEEAKIAKEVSPVYQIDKIKKPLFVVQGANDPRVNINESDQIVKAMRAKGFEVPYLVKYDEGHGFGKEPNRIELYKSMLGFFAENFNK, via the coding sequence ATGAATTTAAATCACAAAATTTTCGGTACAGCCATTATTGTACTATCCACTATGATGATCAACGCACAAAGCTCTACTGCCAAACTGCCGGGAGATCCTACTTTGCCATCTTCCAAGGCTAATCTTGAGAAACTTATCTCTTATGATAAAGGAAATTTCAAATACAAAGTTGAAGATTACTTTGCAAGACCAAAAGCTTCCGTATTTAAAATCTCTCCTGACGGAAAATACCTTTCTTACAAAGAAAAAGATCAGGATAAAAAAAATCATGTATATGTTAAAGACCTGAGTACAGGAAAGATCACTAAAGCCATTGTTGAAAAAGATGACCTGATCAAAGCTTACGGATGGCTGAACAAAAAACGTCTTTTTTATACACAGGATAGAGGAGGAAATGAAAACATCCACCTGTATGCTACCGATACAGATGGTGGAAATCAGAAGGATTTAACGCCATTTGACGGTGTAAAAGTGCAGTCTATTATTCCTATAAAAGATACTGATTTCGTTGTGGTTACTATGAATAAAAACAACAAGCAGATCTTTGAACCTTTTAAAATCAATTTCGTTACAGGGGAAATGACCCAGCTGTATGAAAATAAAGATGTCAACAGCCCTATCGACGACTATCTTTTCGATAAAGATGGGAATCTGAGAGGCTATAGCGTCCTTGAAAACGGATTAACAACAAAGACCTATTATAAAGATCTGCAGACAGGAAAATTCAACCTGATCAAATCCGCAGACTGGTCTGATACCTTCAGTATTATAGAGTTTAATGAAAATTCTAAAAATAAAGATGAAGCATATGTAGTAACGAATCTTGATAGTGATAAAGCGAGAATTGTACTGTATGATCTGAAAAAAAATGCAGTGATTAAAGAAATTTATTCCAATCCGGTATATGATGTAAGCTCAATAAGCACAGCAGGTAAAAACAGAAACTATGAACTTGACTATATCAGCTATGAAGGCACAAAAGGAGAAACAGTTCCGGTAAGTAAATTTTATAAAGAAATACATGACAAATTAAAATCTCAGTTTGGAGACAAGGAATTTGGAATTGCTTCTTCTGATGATAATAATGATAAACTTCTGGTGGTTGTAGGAAGTGATAAGCTCTATGGAACCTATTATGAATACGATACCAAAACCAAGCAGACCAAACTTCTGTACAACCTGATGCCTCAGCTGAAGGAAGAAGAGATGGCTGAAATGAGACCTATCGAATTTAAAAGCAGGGATGGAATGACTATTCATGGATATATCACATTGCCTAAAGCAGCGCTCGAAGGTAAAAAAGTTCCAATGATAGTGAATCCTCACGGTGGTCCGCAGGGAATCAGAGACAGTTGGGGATTCAATCCGGAAGCACAGTTGTTTGCAAGCAGGGGATATGCCACCCTTCAGGTCAACTTCAGGATTTCCGGAGGCTATGGAAAATCATTCCAGAAAGCAGGCTACAAACAGATCGGAAGAAAAGCGATGGATGATGTGGAAGACGGGGTAAAATATGCGATCAGTCAGGAATGGGTAGATCAGGATAAAGTAGCCATTTACGGAGGAAGCCATGGTGGATATGCTACGCTAATGGGATTGATTAAAACTCCAGACCTGTATACTTGCGGGGTAGACTATGTAGGAGTATCCAATATCTTTACCTTCTTTGATTCATTCCCGGAATACTGGAAGCCTTATAAAGAAATGGTAAAACAAATCTGGTATGATCTGGATAATCCTGAAGAAGCAAAGATTGCCAAGGAAGTTTCACCGGTGTATCAGATTGATAAGATTAAAAAGCCCCTATTTGTAGTTCAGGGAGCTAATGATCCAAGGGTAAACATCAATGAATCTGATCAGATTGTAAAAGCAATGCGTGCCAAAGGTTTCGAAGTTCCTTACCTGGTAAAATATGATGAAGGACATGGATTTGGAAAAGAACCGAACAGAATTGAGCTTTACAAATCAATGTTAGGATTCTTTGCAGAAAATTTTAATAAATAA
- a CDS encoding SRPBCC family protein, with amino-acid sequence MDPIKIDITILAPVEKVWNYFNEPKHITKWNFAHESWQCPSSENDLKVGGRFKNRMEAKDKSFGFDFEGVYDEIIPHEVIKYHMEDGRKVEVVFDKIDENTTKVIEIFDPEKQNSVEMQRDGWYAILNNFHKYVENH; translated from the coding sequence ATGGATCCAATTAAAATAGACATTACAATTTTAGCACCTGTTGAGAAAGTCTGGAATTATTTCAATGAGCCAAAGCACATCACAAAATGGAATTTTGCCCACGAAAGCTGGCAATGTCCTAGTTCTGAAAATGACCTGAAGGTAGGAGGCAGATTCAAAAACAGAATGGAAGCTAAAGACAAAAGTTTCGGATTTGATTTTGAAGGAGTTTATGACGAAATTATTCCCCATGAGGTTATCAAATATCATATGGAAGACGGACGGAAAGTAGAAGTTGTTTTCGATAAAATAGATGAAAACACAACGAAAGTTATTGAAATTTTCGATCCGGAAAAACAAAATTCTGTGGAAATGCAGAGGGATGGCTGGTATGCTATTCTGAACAATTTCCACAAGTATGTTGAGAATCATTAA
- a CDS encoding SRPBCC domain-containing protein, with protein sequence MEKLSYEIEINAEPEKVWSVLWADITYRQWTTAFTEGSFYEGTLEENNIVKFLDPKNNGMYSRVEKVIPNEEIRFLHLGEIYEGIEVPQDWGEATEAYFLEENEEGTLLKTEIQTPAEFKEFFEEKFPKAMNIVKHLSENQL encoded by the coding sequence ATGGAAAAATTATCATATGAAATAGAAATCAATGCCGAACCTGAAAAAGTATGGAGTGTCCTGTGGGCAGATATCACATACAGGCAGTGGACAACGGCATTTACAGAAGGTTCTTTCTATGAAGGAACACTCGAAGAGAACAATATTGTTAAATTTCTTGACCCCAAAAACAACGGAATGTACAGCAGGGTAGAAAAGGTTATTCCTAATGAAGAAATAAGATTTCTGCATCTGGGAGAAATTTATGAAGGTATTGAAGTTCCTCAGGACTGGGGAGAAGCAACAGAAGCTTATTTCCTTGAAGAAAATGAAGAAGGAACACTGCTGAAAACAGAAATACAGACTCCTGCGGAATTCAAAGAATTTTTTGAAGAGAAATTTCCAAAAGCGATGAACATCGTTAAGCACCTTTCAGAAAATCAGTTGTAA